The proteins below come from a single Gemmatimonadota bacterium genomic window:
- a CDS encoding 2-oxoacid:ferredoxin oxidoreductase subunit beta: MTSISKPQVRHPGLPKNALGFTRRDYEGAMSTLCAGCGHDSVTAALIQAFWELDLPPNRAAKMSGIGCSSKTTAYFMKQSHGFNSVHGRMPSVTSGASAANRGLTYIGISGDGDSLSIGMGQLCHAIRRNVRMLYVIENNGVYGLTKGQFSASADIGSTSKKGEANVQPPIDPALLALSLGATFVARSFSGDKAQLVPILKAGLMHDGFALIDVISPCVSFNDHEGSTKSYRFTREHEVEMTEVDFVPIRHEITTADSDAAVTAVQMHDGTVMRFRKTEEGYDPNDREKAYAHVRECQLAGEVATGLLFIQRGGADMHAVARTVERPLVELPYAELCPGKGALDTLMDSYR; encoded by the coding sequence ATGACCAGCATCTCGAAGCCACAGGTTCGGCACCCCGGCCTGCCCAAGAACGCCCTCGGCTTTACACGGCGCGACTACGAAGGCGCGATGAGTACGCTGTGCGCTGGTTGCGGGCACGACTCGGTGACCGCCGCGCTCATTCAGGCGTTCTGGGAACTCGATCTGCCGCCCAACCGCGCCGCCAAGATGAGCGGCATCGGCTGTTCGTCCAAGACGACGGCGTACTTCATGAAGCAGTCGCATGGTTTCAACTCCGTTCACGGACGTATGCCGTCGGTGACGTCGGGAGCGTCGGCCGCGAATCGTGGGCTGACGTACATCGGCATTTCCGGCGATGGCGATTCGCTGTCGATTGGCATGGGGCAGTTGTGCCACGCCATTCGTCGTAATGTGCGGATGTTGTATGTGATCGAGAACAATGGTGTGTATGGACTCACCAAGGGACAGTTCTCGGCGAGCGCCGACATTGGTTCCACGAGCAAAAAGGGTGAGGCAAACGTGCAGCCGCCGATCGATCCGGCGCTCTTGGCGCTCTCGCTCGGCGCGACCTTTGTGGCGCGTTCGTTCAGTGGTGACAAGGCGCAACTCGTGCCGATTCTCAAGGCCGGGTTGATGCACGACGGCTTTGCGCTCATTGACGTGATCTCGCCGTGCGTGAGCTTCAACGATCATGAAGGCTCCACCAAGAGTTATCGCTTTACGCGCGAGCACGAGGTGGAAATGACCGAGGTTGATTTCGTACCAATTCGACACGAAATCACGACCGCCGATTCCGATGCGGCCGTCACGGCCGTACAGATGCACGACGGCACGGTCATGCGCTTCCGGAAGACGGAAGAGGGGTACGATCCCAACGACCGCGAGAAGGCGTACGCGCACGTGCGCGAATGTCAGCTGGCGGGCGAGGTGGCGACGGGGCTGCTCTTCATTCAGCGCGGTGGTGCGGACATGCACGCGGTGGCACGCACCGTGGAGCGGCCACTGGTAGAGCTGCCGTACGCGGAGCTGTGCCCGGGTAAGGGCGCGCTCGATACCCTGATGGATTCGTATCGCTGA
- a CDS encoding molybdopterin oxidoreductase family protein — protein MPEHFRTCNLCEAMCGIAIETNQGRITAIRGDSLDAFSRGHICPKAVALQDLHDDPDRLRYPVKRTANGWQRISWREALALVERGLKKVQRDHGHDAVASYVGNPTVHSLGASMFVPRFLKSLRTKNRYSATSVDQLPHHLAAMWMFGHPLLLPIPDLDRTQYLLVIGANPVASNGSLMTAPDVAKRLKDIHARGGRVVVIDPRRTETAELASAHHFIRPGADAALALALLHVIFAEGLERPGSTGDFTDGLADVRTIAARYSPEHVATFTGMSAEVIRTIARDFATTDQAVAYGRIGVSTQEFGALCCWLITVLNMVTGHLDVPGGAMFTRPAVRVVESGSTYGGSGRFGRWKSRVRGLPEFAGELPVAALAEEMDTAGSGQIRALITHAGNPVLSTPNGARLDRAMAGLQFYAAIDFYINETTRHAHVILPPVGPLEREQYDVVFHAFAIRNTAKYSAALFPKPSGTKHDWQILSELATRMTGGSFGKKLRARIEHAIVSRIGVRGLLNRELKRGPYTEEKLSVRMLEQNPHGVDLGPLVPMFPAGLRSANARINLTPSALTADLPRLDAAIAAAAPIERGLVMIGRRELRSNNSWMHNSERLVRGKRRCTLFMHPADASQRALTDGAFVAVRSRTGEIEVELEITDAMMPGVVCLPHGWGHAREGVQLRVAVAHGGASLNDITDDQRVDTLSGNAAFCGVPVEVRPGTQTPSATS, from the coding sequence GTGCCCGAACACTTTCGTACCTGCAATCTTTGCGAGGCGATGTGCGGTATCGCCATCGAAACCAATCAGGGACGCATCACCGCCATTCGTGGGGATAGTCTCGACGCGTTCAGCCGCGGGCACATTTGCCCGAAGGCCGTGGCGCTGCAGGACCTGCATGACGATCCCGACCGCCTGCGCTATCCTGTCAAGCGAACCGCCAACGGATGGCAGCGCATTTCGTGGCGCGAAGCATTGGCGTTGGTGGAGCGCGGCCTCAAGAAAGTGCAGCGCGATCATGGGCACGACGCGGTCGCGTCGTACGTCGGCAATCCGACAGTGCACTCCCTCGGCGCGTCGATGTTCGTGCCACGTTTCTTGAAATCACTGCGCACCAAGAATCGGTATTCCGCCACCTCCGTTGATCAACTACCGCATCACCTCGCCGCGATGTGGATGTTCGGTCATCCGCTACTCCTACCCATTCCCGATCTGGATCGCACGCAGTATCTGCTGGTGATCGGCGCGAATCCGGTCGCATCCAATGGCAGTCTGATGACCGCTCCGGACGTGGCAAAGCGGCTAAAAGACATTCACGCACGCGGCGGTCGCGTAGTCGTGATCGACCCGCGGCGCACCGAAACGGCAGAGCTGGCCAGCGCGCATCACTTTATTCGTCCTGGCGCTGATGCCGCGCTGGCACTGGCGCTGCTGCATGTGATTTTCGCCGAAGGGCTCGAGCGTCCGGGCTCGACCGGCGATTTCACCGATGGACTCGCGGATGTCCGAACCATAGCCGCACGGTATTCGCCCGAGCATGTGGCGACATTCACAGGAATGTCCGCCGAGGTCATTCGTACCATCGCGCGCGACTTTGCCACAACCGACCAAGCGGTCGCCTACGGTCGGATTGGGGTGTCCACGCAGGAGTTCGGTGCGCTCTGTTGTTGGCTGATTACCGTACTCAATATGGTAACGGGGCACCTCGACGTTCCGGGCGGCGCCATGTTCACGCGTCCAGCCGTGCGCGTGGTGGAGTCGGGGAGCACGTACGGCGGCTCAGGCCGCTTTGGTCGATGGAAAAGCCGCGTGCGCGGATTGCCAGAGTTCGCCGGCGAGTTGCCCGTGGCCGCATTGGCCGAGGAAATGGACACCGCAGGCTCTGGTCAAATTCGCGCGCTCATCACGCACGCTGGCAATCCCGTGCTCTCCACGCCCAACGGCGCTCGGTTAGATCGCGCGATGGCAGGATTGCAGTTTTACGCGGCCATCGACTTCTACATCAACGAGACCACGCGCCACGCGCACGTGATTCTCCCGCCCGTAGGCCCGCTGGAGCGCGAACAGTACGATGTGGTGTTTCACGCCTTTGCCATTCGCAACACCGCCAAATACTCGGCTGCCCTCTTTCCGAAGCCCAGTGGGACGAAGCACGACTGGCAGATTCTCTCCGAACTGGCCACCCGCATGACGGGTGGATCGTTTGGCAAGAAACTGCGCGCGCGCATCGAACATGCAATCGTATCGCGCATCGGCGTACGCGGACTGCTCAACCGTGAACTCAAGCGCGGACCCTACACCGAGGAAAAACTCTCGGTGCGCATGCTGGAACAAAACCCACATGGCGTGGATCTCGGGCCGCTCGTGCCCATGTTCCCCGCGGGGCTGCGCTCGGCGAATGCCCGCATCAACCTGACGCCATCAGCGTTGACGGCGGATCTTCCCCGCCTCGACGCTGCCATCGCTGCCGCCGCGCCGATTGAGCGCGGGCTTGTGATGATCGGCCGTCGTGAACTGCGCTCCAATAATTCATGGATGCACAACAGTGAACGGCTGGTACGCGGTAAGCGCCGTTGCACTTTGTTCATGCACCCCGCAGACGCCTCGCAGCGCGCCCTCACTGACGGCGCCTTCGTTGCCGTTCGCTCAAGGACGGGTGAGATCGAAGTCGAACTCGAAATCACCGACGCCATGATGCCAGGCGTCGTGTGTCTGCCGCACGGCTGGGGGCACGCGCGCGAGGGCGTCCAACTCCGCGTGGCAGTCGCTCACGGCGGCGCGAGCCTCAACGACATCACCGACGATCAGCGCGTGGACACGCTCAGCGGCAACGCCGCGTTCTGCGGGGTGCCCGTCGAGGTCCGGCCGGGAACACAAACGCCGTCCGCTACCTCGTAG
- a CDS encoding GNAT family N-acetyltransferase translates to MPLRDVTIRYLSLDSPADFMAKPSVRAGVTFARVGAPMPELNRFFYATVGHRWFWMDRLPWTRAQWMAYLEQPGMETWVLSVDGVPAGYAELAPHDDGSVEIQYFGLLDAFIGQGLGAHMLSETVARAWAMGARRVLLNTCDLDHPAALANYEARGFCEYKQDVQRREIPLTPPGVWGEA, encoded by the coding sequence ATGCCGCTCCGCGACGTCACCATCCGCTACCTGTCGCTCGACTCACCCGCCGACTTTATGGCCAAACCGAGCGTCCGCGCGGGTGTGACCTTTGCGCGCGTGGGCGCGCCAATGCCGGAGCTGAACCGCTTCTTTTATGCCACGGTCGGCCATCGCTGGTTCTGGATGGACCGGCTCCCGTGGACGCGCGCGCAGTGGATGGCGTACCTCGAGCAGCCGGGGATGGAAACTTGGGTACTCTCGGTGGACGGTGTCCCCGCCGGATACGCCGAGCTCGCGCCGCACGACGACGGAAGTGTCGAGATCCAGTACTTCGGGCTGCTCGATGCCTTCATTGGGCAGGGTCTCGGCGCACATATGCTCAGCGAGACAGTGGCACGGGCGTGGGCCATGGGCGCGCGACGCGTGCTCCTGAACACCTGCGATCTCGATCACCCGGCCGCACTGGCCAATTATGAAGCTCGCGGATTTTGTGAGTACAAACAGGACGTGCAGCGCCGAGAGATTCCGCTCACGCCGCCTGGAGTGTGGGGCGAGGCCTGA